Proteins found in one Phalacrocorax carbo unplaced genomic scaffold, bPhaCar2.1 SCAFFOLD_126, whole genome shotgun sequence genomic segment:
- the LOC104046115 gene encoding guanylin-like: MKGFLSFIVLAVLLLVHISQAVYVQDGDLKFSLESVKKLKKLMDENRQINPRMLVSMSSYSPCDEKELPEEFQCVCKREDASMIFERLNLAVREVDLCEICANAACAGCF, encoded by the exons ATGAAaggctttctttcctttatagTCCTTGCAGTCCTTTTACTGGTGCACATCTCCCAGGCCGTCTATGTTCAG GATGGAGACCTGAAATTCTCCCTTGAGTCTGTGAAGAAGCTAAAGAAGCTTATGGATGAGAACAGACAAATTAACCCTCGCATGCTGGTTTCAATGTCTAGCTATTCTCCATGTGATGAAAAAGAGCTCCCTGAGGAGTTCCAATGTGTATGCAAAAGAGAAGATGCATCCATGATTTTTGAGAGGCTGA ACCTGGCTGTCCGAGAAGTTGATTTGTGTGAAATCTGTGCCAATGCTGCCTGCGCTGGTTGTTTTTGA